Below is a window of Myxococcota bacterium DNA.
AGCCGATTCGGCGCAGGGAGACGACGCGATCTCAGGAGGCGACGCCTGCAGCGTGACGGGTTCACAGCGGGGTTCGCGTCCGGACACCACGTCGGCGACGGCGCGCGCCATCCACAAGTTGGCGCTCGTGTGCGCGTCGTAGGCTTCGGGGCTGAAGCTCGCGAGCGCATCGCCGAAGGCTGCGATGCCCAGCATGTCCAGCTGGGCGAGGAGATTACCGAGCGAGCCCGTGGGCGCCGAAGCGAGCGCGGCATCGAGGGCCTGGGCGACGGCGCTCGCATTCGGCGTGGTGGCCGCGCTGGCGTAAGGGTTGCGGGTGACCTGAAGTGACAGCTCGTTCGGCATCAGCGAGACGAGGTCGAAGTCGAGCACCGCGGTGTTGGCGGGCAGGCCGTCGACGCCGAAGCTGCCGATCAGGGTCCCCGCACGCACCAGGGGGAACACCGAGCCCGACGCGAGCGGGTTGGCCGGACTGAGGCGGAGCCGCGCGCCGCTGCCGATGTTGAGCGTGCCCGAGGTGTCGAAGACACCGCTCGTTCCGAGCGGATCCAGCGCGATGTCGAGGGTCGACCCGTCGTCGAGGGTGACGTCGCCGTTGACGGTCACCGGGCCACGCACCGCAACCACCGATCCCGTCTCGAAGGTGCTTCCGCCCGAGAAGGTGCCCGTGTTCGAGAGCGCCCAGGTTCCGGAAGAGACGGTGAGCGTTTCGAAGCCCGTCGCAGTCGACAGGTCGAAGCTGCCTTCGCCGATGCCCGCACCGAGTTCGAGGGCATCGGTTCCTGCGCCCCCATCGATCATGCCGGTGGTGGTGGCGCCGGTCTGGAGCATGAACTGGTCGTTCCCACCGAGGAGCAACACGTTGCCCGTGATGGTGCCGCCGTGGGTGACGGTCTCGATGCCGGCGCTTCCCAGCACGGCCGGGCCCGAGACTCCTTCGATCGTTCCGGCGGCGTTGTTCGTGAGTACGTTGTCGGTCGCCCCGGCGTCCGCGCCAGAGAACGCGACCCCGACTGCGTCGCCGCGGATCGTGCCCGAGTTGATGATCGTGTTGCCGGTCCCCCCGGCACTCCCCGCGATCACGCCGACGCCTCCGGTGCCCGTCGCCTCGAGGGGCCCCGAATTGGTGAAGGTGTTGGAATCGAGCATGCGGACGCCGATGCCGCCGTTCCCCGAGACGAAGATGCCATCGGGGGGCGTGCTGGGAGCGGGGCTGTTCACGAACGTGTTGCCGTCTCCGGCATCGATGCCGACCCCGGTGCCGCCGGTGATGGAGATCTCACCGAAGTTGCCGCCGTTGACGTTGTCGTCGCCCATACGGACGCCCACGCCGCCCGGCGCCGAGATGGTGATGGTGCCGGAGCGGTCGTTGCCCACCGCAGCGTTTGCGTTGCCGGCGAGCACGCCGATGCTGTTGGCACCGTCGAGGGTGAGGTCGCCGTTGTTCACCACGAGCGCGTTGTCGTTGCCCCCCACGATGCCGCGACTGTCGTCGCCCGACAGCTGGATGCTCCCCGAGCCGGTCGCGTCGGTATCGTTCGCGACCACGTTGTCGGTATCGCCCACGCGCAGCCCGATCGCTCCTGCTTGGGTCGAGGTGATCATCCCGAGATTGCGGAGGGTGCTCTCCTGCATCATCGCGGCGTCGCCGTTGCCCGCGTCGACGCCCACCGTGTTCGCGGCGTTCAGGTTCAGCGTGGCGCCGTTCTCGATCCTGACCGTGTTGTCGTTCGCGCCGTCGCCCACGACGATCGCGCGACCGCCCGCGGCGTCGATCGTGACCTCACCACCGCTCTGCACGGTCACCGTGCTGCCGTTGTTCAGCACGATCGTGTCCGGGTTGGCGCCGTTCGTGACCGTCGCGCCGTTCAGCACGTTGAGCGTGAGATCGTCGGTCGCGCCGGCGTTGTAGCCGTCGGGATCGGCGCCGTCGCAGTCGATGGTGGTGGCCATCATCATGTTGGGCGCACACTGGGCCTCTACCGGCTCGCTCGAAGCCAGGAGGGAAACCACTGTCAGCGCCAGGAGCCAGGCAAACCGGTCGATCGAGGGGCGCAGCGTGTCTCTCCCCACCCCCCGGTGGCTCGCGACGGGGTGCGGCGTGGCCGCACCCGACCCTGGCGAGAGCCAAGGCCGAACACCGTTCTAACATGCCGGCGGCATTGGAGGAAGTCCCTGATTTCGCAGGGCTCCTGGGCTCTGGGGAGGGCGCCGAAGGCGCTGCTGGGAGCGTCAGGAGACGCGCGTCGCCGTTTCGGGAGCCGCTTCGTCGGCCCTTGGCTCGAGCTCGAAATCGCGGATTCGGCGCCAGACGACCCACACGATGCCGCCCACGAGCGCCACCGGCAGGACGCTCAGGAACAGCGTCGTCACGATGAAGGCCGTCCTGCTCTCTTCGCCGCCGCCGTAGCAGACGGCGCATGCCGAGGCGGCGTCGGGCGCGAGCGCCCAGATGGCGAGCAGGAAGAGCGCGAGGAGCGAGCGCATCAGGTGTAGACCAACACGTAGAGGACGGGCCAGAGCCCCACCACGAAGAGCCAGAAGATCTGCGCCGCCGAGAAGCGGCTGGCCGACAGGAAGCCGCTCTGGAGGCGCCAGAAGGCATGGCCCAGAAGCGCCAGACCGATCACGGCGTGCAGCGCGTGCATGCCCACGATCAGGTAGAAGAAGCTGCCGTGATTGCTGGAGGTGATCGTGAGGCCCTGGGTCAGCATCAGCGCCCACTCGTAGCCCTGGAAGAGCACGAAGAAGGTGCCGAGGCCCATGGCGATCGCCAGGGGTCGCAGCGCGCTCGCGGGCGTCTCTTCGAAGGCGCGCTTCGCGCGCCACAGGAACACGCCGCTCACGAGCAGCGCGACCGTGTTGAAGGCGGTCTCTTCGACGGGCAGCCGCGGCTGGCCCGGCGGCGGCCAGGCGCCGGTCGAGCTCGCCTTCACGATCAGGAAGGCGCTGATCAGGCCCGCGAACATCATCGCCTCGGTGACGACGAAGATGCTCATTCCGAGCACGGCGCTGGGCAGCGCCGGCGGCGGGCGGGGATCACTGATGACGCGGAGGTCGGCGGAGGAACGGGCCATGGGGAATGGCTTCCAGAATCCGCTGGCTCTCCGGGAGACCCGGAGCGGACCGAAGGCTTGGCGCCGAGGCGCCGCCTAGTGGGGTTGGACGCTGCTCTCCTGGGCGACGAAGGGCTTCACCCAGTTGTCACCCTCCCACTTCATCACGTCGGGAGCCACCGCCGTGAAGAAGAGGAACATGAAGACGAGCATAGTGGCCAGCAGGTAGATCACCCATCGCGCCTCGATGTTGAGGTGCATGAAGTGCTTGCAGACCAGGAAGGCCTTCACGATCGCCACGCCGAAGGCGGTGATCAGGGTGAGCCACCAGATCTCGGCGAACGGGCCCACGACGCTGACGACCAGCAGAACCAGCAGCGTGTAGTAGATCTTCCAGTAGTGAGAGTCGTCGTGATGTGCGGCTTCGGACATGGCTTGCCTCGTCTCAGCTACTTGGCGATGTAGAGAAGGGGAAAGAGGAAGATCCAGACGACGTCGACGAAGTGCCAGTAGATCCCGATCAGCTCCACCCGGTGGAGCTCGAGGTTCTTCGCCGCGTCCTTGGCCACGATGAGCATGATGATCGCGCCCGCGATGACGTGCAGGGCGTGGATGCCGGCTGCCGTGTAGTAGAACGACCAGAAGGTGTTCGACTGCAGCGTGTAGCCGTGGCTGATCTCCGTGTACCACTCGAAGGCCTTCACGCAGATGAACATCACCGCACCGAGGCAGGTCACGTAGAGCAGCTTCGCTGCCCGCTTCCCATCGCCCCGCTCGGCTGCCTGGTGGGCGAGCACGGCCGAGAGGCTCGAGGAGAGCAGCACCAGCGTGTTGAAACCGCCGATGCGCCAGTCGGTCACGGCCGCCTGGTCCGCCCACTCGGGGTGCGCGAATCGCTGCATGATGTAGGAGGCCAAGAGGCCTCCGAAGATCACGATTTCCGAGGCCACCACCCACCAGACGGCGAGCCGTCCAGTGGGGATCCCGGTAGCACTGCGGGTGTTGGCAATGGGTCGCATGATCGTATGGGCTTCCTAGTTGGGTTCGTTCTGCGGCCAGAAGTCCTTGTCGCGGCCGGGCACCTGATACTCGTAGGGGCCGCGATAGACCGTCGGCAGCTCCTTCCAGTTGCCGTGACCCGGGGGCGACTCGGTCGTCCACTCGAGCGTCGTCGAGTTCCACGGGTTCGGCCCCGCGTCCTTCCCCTTCCGCAGGCTCATGAAGAAGTTGTAGATGAACACGAACTGGAAGAGCAGCATGATCACCAGCGACACGGTCGCGAACACGCGGACGTCCTGGTACTGCGCCAACTCGGGGTACTGGGTGAAGTCATGGATGCGGCGGTGCTGGCCGGCCGCGCCCAGTACGAAGAGTGGGATGAAGATGCAATTGAAGGGGATGATCGTTCCCCAGAAGTGAATCTTCCCCAGCGTGTCGTTCATCATCTTCCCGAACATCTTCGGGTACCAGAACGTCACGCCCGCGTAGACCCCGATGATCGCGATCGGGAAGAACGTGTAGTGGAAGTGGGCCAGCACGAAGTAGGTGTCGTGGAAGTAGATGTCCGCGCCACTCGCGCCCAGGAAGATGCCCGTGACACCGCCGATCAGGAACTCGGCGATGAACGCCAGGGCCCAGAGCATGGGTGTCTTCAGGCGGATGTCACCGCCGTAGAGTGTCGCGATGTAGACGAACATCATCTCGGCGATGGGAATCGAGATGAGCAGCGTCGTGATCGTGAAGACGTGGGCCATGCGGGGATCGATGCCCGCGATGAACTGGTGGTGCGCCCACACCGTGAAGCTGAGGACGCCGGTGCCGAAGGTGGTGTAGAGCACCGTGCGGTAGGCGAAGAGCTTCTTGCGCGCGAACACGCACATCACCTCGGCGGTGATGCCCGTGGCCGGCAGCAGCACGACGTAGACCTCGGGGTGCCCGAAGAACCAGAAGAGGTGCTGCCAGAGGATCGGATCGCCACCCGCGTTCGGATCGAAGAAGTGGGTGCCGAGGTTCTGGTCCATGAAGAGCATGATCGCGCCGGCGATCAGGGGCCCGACCGAAGCCATGAACAGGATGCTCGCGACCACGATCATCCAGACCACCATCGGAATGTCGTACAGCTTCATCCCCGGGGCCCGCGAGTTCATCGCGGTGGTGACGAAGTTGATGCCGCCGATCAGGAACGCCACGAACTCGAGTGCGACGGCTGTGATCCATAACGACGACCCGAGTGGTGTCAGGCTGTATTCGTGTTTCGCCGAGAGCGGCGGGTAGGACGTCCAGGCGCCTCCGAAGCCCCCGTTCTCTACGACGAAGGACGCCAGCAAGACGACCGCCGAAAGCAGGAAGATCTGATAGCTGAGCCGATTCAGCTTCGGGAAGACCATGTCGTCGCAGCCGATCATCAGCGGGATCAGGAAGTTCCCGAAGGCCGCGATCAACACGGGCATGGCCACCCAGAAGATCATGATCGCGCCGTGGTTGGTGATCAGCGCGTTGTATTCCGCCGGCGTGACGATTCCCCAGAAGGGCACGTCCATGCCGGGGAAGGCCAGCTGCATGCGGAAGGCGTAGGCGAAGAAACCGCCGATGAGCGCCATGAACATGCCCGTGAACATGTATTGCATGCCGATCATCTTGTGGTCGGTGGAGAAGACGTACTTGCTCCAGAACGTCTCTTCGTGGTGGTGGTCGTGGCCGTGGTCGTCGCCCGCGTGGGTCCCGACGTCGATGGTCTCCGCCATAGCTTCCCTCTCCGGTCCTTCGCTCGCGCTAGTTGGCCGACGCGATCGACGCGACCGGTGAATTCTCGTGCATCCAGGAGGCGTGCTCGGCCGCCGACTGGACCTTGATCCGGGCCCTCATCACTCCGTGGCCGATTCCACAGATCTCGGCGCACTGGATGTCCCACTCGCCCGTCTTCGTCGCCTTCCACCAGCCGCTGATGATGCGGCCGGGGATGGCGTCCTGCTTCAGGCGGAACACCGGCACGGAGAAGTCGTGCAGCACGTCGCGCGACTCGAGCTGGAAGTGATAGACCTTCCCGACCTCGGTATTCAGCGACTCGACGGTCTTGATGTCGTCGGCGGTGTCGAGCTCCCCGTCCGGGCCGGGGTGAACGAAGCTCCAGGCCCACTGCTGACCGATGATGCGCACGGTGGCGTCGGCCGGCGGCAGCGTCTGCTTCACGTCCACCCACACCCGGACGGCGCCGATGATGATGAATATGTCGCAGACCAGGACGAGGAAGTGCGGGATCGTGATGAAGCGCTTCTGATGCTTCTCCTCGCCCGTGATGTACTCGCCCTTGTGACCTTCGCGGTGGCGGAACTTGAAGATCAGGTAGAAGAAGACGAACTCCGCTACGAGGAACCAGACACCCACGAACCAGGCGATCAGATTGATCAGCCCGTCGATGTCGCCCGCGTAGGTGGAGACCTGCTCGAGATAGCGCTCGATCACCGCGTGCTCCTACAGAATGAAGATGAACACCACGGCGCAGAACGCCGCGATGCCAGCAATGCTGACGACGAAGGTGCGTGTGGCGAGCTCG
It encodes the following:
- a CDS encoding cytochrome c oxidase subunit 3, which produces MARSSADLRVISDPRPPPALPSAVLGMSIFVVTEAMMFAGLISAFLIVKASSTGAWPPPGQPRLPVEETAFNTVALLVSGVFLWRAKRAFEETPASALRPLAIAMGLGTFFVLFQGYEWALMLTQGLTITSSNHGSFFYLIVGMHALHAVIGLALLGHAFWRLQSGFLSASRFSAAQIFWLFVVGLWPVLYVLVYT
- a CDS encoding cytochrome C oxidase subunit IV family protein, which encodes MSEAAHHDDSHYWKIYYTLLVLLVVSVVGPFAEIWWLTLITAFGVAIVKAFLVCKHFMHLNIEARWVIYLLATMLVFMFLFFTAVAPDVMKWEGDNWVKPFVAQESSVQPH
- a CDS encoding cytochrome c oxidase subunit 3, translating into MRPIANTRSATGIPTGRLAVWWVVASEIVIFGGLLASYIMQRFAHPEWADQAAVTDWRIGGFNTLVLLSSSLSAVLAHQAAERGDGKRAAKLLYVTCLGAVMFICVKAFEWYTEISHGYTLQSNTFWSFYYTAAGIHALHVIAGAIIMLIVAKDAAKNLELHRVELIGIYWHFVDVVWIFLFPLLYIAK
- a CDS encoding cytochrome C oxidase subunit II, encoding MIERYLEQVSTYAGDIDGLINLIAWFVGVWFLVAEFVFFYLIFKFRHREGHKGEYITGEEKHQKRFITIPHFLVLVCDIFIIIGAVRVWVDVKQTLPPADATVRIIGQQWAWSFVHPGPDGELDTADDIKTVESLNTEVGKVYHFQLESRDVLHDFSVPVFRLKQDAIPGRIISGWWKATKTGEWDIQCAEICGIGHGVMRARIKVQSAAEHASWMHENSPVASIASAN
- a CDS encoding cbb3-type cytochrome c oxidase subunit I, translating into MAETIDVGTHAGDDHGHDHHHEETFWSKYVFSTDHKMIGMQYMFTGMFMALIGGFFAYAFRMQLAFPGMDVPFWGIVTPAEYNALITNHGAIMIFWVAMPVLIAAFGNFLIPLMIGCDDMVFPKLNRLSYQIFLLSAVVLLASFVVENGGFGGAWTSYPPLSAKHEYSLTPLGSSLWITAVALEFVAFLIGGINFVTTAMNSRAPGMKLYDIPMVVWMIVVASILFMASVGPLIAGAIMLFMDQNLGTHFFDPNAGGDPILWQHLFWFFGHPEVYVVLLPATGITAEVMCVFARKKLFAYRTVLYTTFGTGVLSFTVWAHHQFIAGIDPRMAHVFTITTLLISIPIAEMMFVYIATLYGGDIRLKTPMLWALAFIAEFLIGGVTGIFLGASGADIYFHDTYFVLAHFHYTFFPIAIIGVYAGVTFWYPKMFGKMMNDTLGKIHFWGTIIPFNCIFIPLFVLGAAGQHRRIHDFTQYPELAQYQDVRVFATVSLVIMLLFQFVFIYNFFMSLRKGKDAGPNPWNSTTLEWTTESPPGHGNWKELPTVYRGPYEYQVPGRDKDFWPQNEPN
- a CDS encoding autotransporter domain-containing protein; its protein translation is MGRDTLRPSIDRFAWLLALTVVSLLASSEPVEAQCAPNMMMATTIDCDGADPDGYNAGATDDLTLNVLNGATVTNGANPDTIVLNNGSTVTVQSGGEVTIDAAGGRAIVVGDGANDNTVRIENGATLNLNAANTVGVDAGNGDAAMMQESTLRNLGMITSTQAGAIGLRVGDTDNVVANDTDATGSGSIQLSGDDSRGIVGGNDNALVVNNGDLTLDGANSIGVLAGNANAAVGNDRSGTITISAPGGVGVRMGDDNVNGGNFGEISITGGTGVGIDAGDGNTFVNSPAPSTPPDGIFVSGNGGIGVRMLDSNTFTNSGPLEATGTGGVGVIAGSAGGTGNTIINSGTIRGDAVGVAFSGADAGATDNVLTNNAAGTIEGVSGPAVLGSAGIETVTHGGTITGNVLLLGGNDQFMLQTGATTTGMIDGGAGTDALELGAGIGEGSFDLSTATGFETLTVSSGTWALSNTGTFSGGSTFETGSVVAVRGPVTVNGDVTLDDGSTLDIALDPLGTSGVFDTSGTLNIGSGARLRLSPANPLASGSVFPLVRAGTLIGSFGVDGLPANTAVLDFDLVSLMPNELSLQVTRNPYASAATTPNASAVAQALDAALASAPTGSLGNLLAQLDMLGIAAFGDALASFSPEAYDAHTSANLWMARAVADVVSGREPRCEPVTLQASPPEIASSPCAESAWEPWVAAVGSLGNRDGDRGHIDYDHAGGGIALGVDRRLGPWVVSGYLGGTFGTLEVDDVGDGEFSSLELGVAARLAIANGHVRGVVGYGHGFHDQDRDIRVGNLVSTASGDFDSDRVLARLEGGAAFPLMAGLDIEPIGSVEYTWLREDRVTESGGGAAALRVDARSHGVLATTAGVRLSTQLTRFAYLGRYLEWSVGVWRAELDARWHSTWQDADRDIEAQLAAAPGAAPFEVEAEDGDQGVLVQLGTTFQPYRSGVLVGLRYRGYLANGRQVHSGLLQLEVPL